In Desulfomonile tiedjei DSM 6799, a genomic segment contains:
- a CDS encoding Crp/Fnr family transcriptional regulator, producing MIIQNHELFRELSQETIFEISKVMVEQRFNKGAIVYTQKDRALYFYILGEGNVRLTMAEQAEIDYSVTRTGEVFGWSSMVGRRYYTANAECLQPSKVYMIDKEKLITIFQKNPRDGMKFYERLAAAVVQRLVDNYNAFITGGTLQGVTYGSGQVMGAGEE from the coding sequence ATGATAATTCAGAATCACGAACTATTCAGGGAATTGAGCCAGGAAACGATATTCGAGATTTCCAAAGTCATGGTCGAACAACGTTTCAACAAAGGAGCCATAGTTTATACGCAAAAAGATCGTGCTCTCTATTTTTACATTTTGGGCGAAGGAAACGTCCGACTCACCATGGCGGAACAAGCCGAAATCGATTACAGCGTCACCAGGACAGGAGAAGTTTTTGGGTGGTCAAGCATGGTAGGACGTCGTTACTACACTGCGAATGCCGAGTGTCTTCAGCCGAGCAAGGTGTACATGATCGACAAGGAAAAACTTATAACTATTTTTCAGAAGAACCCCAGAGACGGAATGAAGTTTTATGAGCGTCTTGCGGCTGCAGTAGTGCAACGACTGGTAGACAACTACAACGCTTTTATTACAGGCGGGACTCTTCAAGGGGTTACCTACGGCTCCGGTCAGGTCATGGGCGCGGGCGAGGAATAG
- the ndk gene encoding nucleoside-diphosphate kinase, which produces MEKTLSIIKPDGVSKNLIGEVIKTFESQGIRIAAAKMKLLSRKEAEGFYYVHKERPFFGELVEFMMSGPVVLMVLEGEDVIRRNREIMGATDPAEAAPGTIRAKWADSKQNNIVHGSDSPESAAFEIGYFFSGIEIF; this is translated from the coding sequence ATGGAAAAGACTCTTTCCATCATCAAACCGGATGGCGTATCGAAGAATCTCATAGGAGAAGTAATCAAGACATTCGAGTCGCAGGGAATCAGAATTGCGGCAGCGAAAATGAAGCTTTTGAGCCGCAAAGAAGCAGAAGGATTCTACTATGTTCATAAAGAACGCCCTTTCTTCGGAGAACTGGTAGAATTCATGATGTCGGGACCCGTGGTCTTGATGGTGTTGGAAGGAGAGGACGTGATTCGACGGAATCGTGAAATCATGGGAGCGACCGATCCTGCAGAAGCGGCGCCTGGAACTATCCGAGCAAAATGGGCTGACAGTAAACAGAACAATATTGTGCACGGATCCGATTCTCCTGAAAGCGCGGCATTTGAGATAGGGTACTTCTTCAGCGGAATAGAAATATTTTGA
- a CDS encoding MBL fold metallo-hydrolase, which produces MTSRKPISITVLGGGREIGANSYLLDWKGSRILLDCGLDVTKKGYESLPRFDALGKRGVDAVIVTHAHIDHVGSLPIIMDAYLGRGRRVHVTVPSKKLIPLMLMDSAKMQVCPRGQSEDYPYEWCLDRQSVSKMFASRSVFAAHTFGEKFRIADGLFGSFFPSGHILGAAGVVLWDGGHSLVYTGDIAKHKQTIHNGCMLPDLADDIDFLLIESTRGSIESDPNNDRKAETHALAEEINDTLQRGGHVLLPSFALGKTQELIVLLESMKWDGLIPVDTPVLYHHGLSSAINKVYEMYPEYLNGYDPKIISIASRRVTAFNVNDEFKTAQELTRVPSIFVFTSGMLSRGSPSARLAEELVQSEKNGIFFTSYVAPEEFGYELAGAATGDFVQPDLKSDRRIRVICPHRRRFSLSSHATRDDLLSIADHFNPRVAVWVHGEPESTEWLNHSFSERHPEALSLQPATEQKIILTDSQ; this is translated from the coding sequence GTGACCAGTAGAAAACCCATCAGTATCACTGTCTTAGGGGGTGGCCGGGAAATAGGAGCAAATTCCTATCTTCTGGACTGGAAAGGTTCGAGAATTCTCCTGGATTGCGGCCTGGACGTAACCAAGAAAGGATACGAATCGCTTCCGCGCTTTGACGCATTGGGCAAGAGGGGGGTGGATGCTGTCATTGTCACACACGCTCATATCGATCATGTCGGCAGTCTCCCCATCATTATGGATGCGTACCTGGGCCGCGGACGCCGCGTACACGTGACTGTCCCGTCCAAGAAGCTTATTCCTCTCATGTTGATGGATTCGGCCAAAATGCAGGTTTGTCCGCGTGGACAGAGCGAAGATTATCCGTACGAATGGTGTCTCGACAGGCAGTCTGTTTCAAAGATGTTTGCTTCCAGGAGTGTTTTCGCTGCCCACACATTCGGAGAAAAATTCCGCATTGCAGACGGCCTGTTCGGTTCCTTCTTTCCGTCAGGGCATATTCTCGGTGCAGCAGGAGTTGTCTTGTGGGACGGGGGGCACTCGTTGGTCTACACGGGCGACATTGCGAAACACAAACAGACGATCCACAACGGATGCATGCTACCGGATTTAGCGGATGACATAGACTTTCTCCTCATCGAATCCACCAGAGGTTCAATAGAATCCGATCCCAACAATGACAGGAAAGCCGAAACTCACGCCCTCGCGGAAGAGATCAACGACACACTCCAGAGAGGCGGTCATGTGTTGCTCCCTTCATTTGCCCTGGGAAAGACACAAGAACTTATCGTTCTTCTGGAATCCATGAAATGGGATGGTTTGATACCTGTGGATACTCCGGTCCTCTATCATCATGGGCTTTCCTCCGCAATCAACAAAGTGTACGAGATGTATCCGGAGTACCTCAACGGTTACGATCCCAAGATCATCAGCATTGCATCTCGCAGAGTAACTGCATTCAACGTGAACGACGAATTCAAGACAGCCCAGGAACTCACGCGGGTTCCTTCAATTTTCGTGTTCACAAGCGGCATGCTGTCGCGAGGAAGCCCTTCTGCACGGCTTGCGGAAGAACTGGTGCAATCGGAGAAGAACGGCATCTTTTTCACGAGCTATGTAGCACCGGAGGAATTCGGCTACGAACTCGCCGGAGCGGCCACCGGCGACTTTGTGCAACCGGATCTGAAAAGTGACCGCCGCATACGGGTGATTTGTCCTCACCGGCGCCGTTTCTCTCTTTCCTCTCATGCAACTCGCGACGATCTGCTGAGTATCGCGGATCATTTCAATCCCCGAGTTGCTGTATGGGTTCACGGCGAACCCGAATCAACCGAATGGCTGAACCACAGTTTTTCAGAACGGCATCCGGAAGCGCTGAGCCTTCAGCCTGCGACCGAACAAAAAATCATTCTCACTGATTCACAATAA
- the rlmN gene encoding 23S rRNA (adenine(2503)-C(2))-methyltransferase RlmN, protein MSVSHKSQPETCVPDLVGMPHSEMEDFFRGLGKERYRAAQVMKWIHQDLSDSFAGMTNLSKRLRDELNERAGLCIPTLIDMQCSEDGTTKFLLGLEDGLRVETVLIPSEDHDTLCVSTQVGCAMGCRICRTGSMGFVRNLTAGEIVSQLLTVRRRLPSSRITNIVFMGMGEPLANFDQTVKALNILSHPNGPQVSWRRITVSTVGLVPRITELGNRVRAKLAVSLNAVTDEQRDQIMPINKKYPIGTLMETLRKYPVTRGDRITIEYVLIRGLNDSDADARQLVRLLNPIRAKVNLIPLNDEATGDLESPLPERVLKFQDILLNRSLMAIVRKSRGRDVLAACGQLASRGTELP, encoded by the coding sequence ATGAGCGTTTCTCACAAATCTCAACCTGAGACATGCGTTCCGGACCTGGTGGGAATGCCGCATTCCGAGATGGAAGACTTTTTCCGCGGACTCGGAAAAGAACGGTACAGAGCCGCCCAGGTAATGAAGTGGATACACCAGGACTTGTCCGATTCATTCGCGGGCATGACCAATCTGTCCAAGAGACTCAGGGACGAACTGAATGAAAGAGCAGGGTTGTGTATCCCGACGCTGATCGACATGCAGTGTTCGGAGGATGGTACCACCAAGTTTCTCCTGGGCCTGGAAGACGGACTCAGGGTTGAAACGGTGCTGATCCCTTCCGAGGATCACGACACGCTGTGTGTGTCCACTCAGGTGGGATGCGCCATGGGCTGCAGAATTTGCAGAACCGGTTCCATGGGATTTGTGAGAAATCTTACTGCCGGAGAAATCGTTTCTCAGCTTCTGACTGTGCGACGGCGCTTGCCGAGCAGTCGGATCACCAACATAGTCTTTATGGGAATGGGAGAGCCACTCGCGAATTTCGATCAAACCGTGAAAGCGCTGAACATACTGAGCCACCCCAATGGACCCCAGGTTTCCTGGCGCAGGATAACGGTGTCCACTGTTGGGCTGGTTCCTCGAATAACCGAGCTGGGAAACCGGGTGAGAGCCAAGCTTGCGGTCAGTCTCAATGCGGTGACCGACGAACAACGGGATCAGATAATGCCGATCAACAAAAAGTATCCCATCGGCACGCTTATGGAGACGTTGAGAAAATATCCCGTCACCAGAGGTGACCGTATTACCATCGAGTACGTGCTGATACGAGGTCTGAACGACTCCGATGCGGATGCACGACAATTAGTGCGATTGCTCAATCCCATTCGCGCAAAGGTGAATCTCATTCCGCTCAATGATGAGGCAACAGGCGATCTCGAATCACCTTTGCCTGAACGGGTGCTCAAGTTCCAGGACATACTCCTGAACCGTTCGCTCATGGCTATTGTCCGCAAGTCCAGAGGCAGGGATGTTCTCGCGGCATGCGGACAATTAGCGTCCCGTGGGACAGAACTCCCGTGA
- a CDS encoding AAA family ATPase has translation MRTISVPWDRTPVTDHFPELIAALSNPAVYPVRPDSVQVLQTHISVVFIAGDLVYKIKKPVNFGFLDFTTREKRTYYCHREVALNSRFSKGIYLDVATIYRTDSGIDLTGPGEAIESAVVMRRIPEEALLISMVDRDRVTPELLDRISSCIAYFHAQAERGPQIDAFGSPRVIRNNVTENFVQTEPYISRTIDRSVYDETRALSIQFLAENEPLFTKRVQEGFIRDCHGDLHLDHVIVLDEIMLLDCIEFNDRFRYGDTASDLAFLLMDFEYRGYPAFADRVSKQYAAASGDEDALKLLGFYKSYRAFVRGKVIGFTLDEPEVPEQDKAAAAMRARSYFDLALANLKAPPEPVLIVTCGLMGSGKSFIAEKLGKRLGITPIRSDVLRKRMYGLSPAEHQLDNYREGFYTSGATERTYQALLADAREALTRGSSVILDASFARYEDRVRAARLALDAGARFRIVCCWAPDKTIHARLVDRSAKSNEPSDGRWEIFSQHKSDFENIREDEKKHCRTWDSTGDTNTFLREFVRELTFDRNISRGVYD, from the coding sequence ATGCGGACAATTAGCGTCCCGTGGGACAGAACTCCCGTGACCGACCATTTCCCGGAACTCATTGCCGCATTATCCAACCCCGCGGTTTATCCTGTGCGGCCTGATTCCGTACAAGTCTTGCAGACCCACATTTCTGTCGTTTTTATAGCAGGAGACCTGGTTTACAAAATCAAGAAGCCGGTGAATTTCGGATTCCTAGATTTCACCACTCGAGAGAAGCGTACATATTACTGTCACCGCGAAGTGGCACTCAATTCCCGATTTTCAAAGGGGATTTACCTTGATGTTGCAACCATTTACCGGACGGATTCCGGAATCGATCTGACAGGGCCGGGTGAAGCGATCGAGTCCGCAGTCGTTATGCGGAGAATTCCGGAAGAGGCACTCTTGATAAGTATGGTTGATCGGGATCGTGTAACTCCGGAACTCCTGGACCGCATTTCCTCCTGTATTGCATATTTCCATGCACAAGCCGAACGAGGCCCGCAAATAGATGCCTTCGGATCTCCCCGGGTGATTCGAAATAATGTGACAGAAAACTTCGTGCAGACAGAACCGTACATTTCCCGAACCATCGATCGTTCCGTGTACGATGAGACGCGAGCGCTCTCCATTCAGTTCCTGGCGGAGAATGAACCACTGTTTACAAAAAGAGTTCAAGAAGGATTCATTCGGGACTGTCACGGAGATCTGCATCTCGATCACGTAATCGTACTGGATGAGATAATGTTGTTGGACTGTATCGAATTCAACGATCGTTTTCGGTACGGAGATACTGCTTCCGATCTTGCATTCCTTCTTATGGACTTTGAATATCGAGGATATCCCGCTTTTGCAGACCGCGTATCAAAGCAGTACGCAGCCGCATCAGGCGATGAGGATGCATTGAAGCTCCTGGGATTCTACAAATCCTATCGTGCCTTTGTTCGAGGTAAAGTGATCGGATTTACTCTGGACGAACCTGAAGTACCGGAGCAGGACAAGGCTGCGGCGGCAATGAGGGCGCGCTCGTATTTCGATCTGGCTCTTGCAAATCTGAAAGCTCCCCCTGAACCGGTGCTGATCGTCACATGCGGGCTTATGGGAAGTGGAAAAAGCTTCATTGCGGAGAAACTCGGGAAACGGCTCGGAATAACCCCTATACGATCGGATGTGCTGAGAAAACGCATGTACGGCCTCTCTCCTGCAGAACATCAGCTTGACAACTATCGCGAGGGGTTCTATACGTCTGGGGCGACGGAAAGGACGTACCAGGCGCTTCTGGCAGACGCTCGGGAAGCTCTTACGCGTGGTTCATCCGTCATTCTCGATGCCTCGTTCGCTCGATACGAGGATCGGGTCAGAGCGGCCCGGTTAGCGCTCGATGCTGGCGCACGTTTCAGAATCGTATGCTGCTGGGCACCGGACAAGACAATTCATGCTAGGCTCGTAGATCGCTCAGCCAAATCGAACGAACCCTCGGATGGTCGGTGGGAAATCTTTTCACAACACAAAAGCGATTTCGAAAACATCCGGGAAGACGAGAAGAAACATTGCAGAACGTGGGATTCTACAGGGGATACGAATACGTTTCTCAGAGAATTTGTCAGAGAATTGACGTTCGACAGGAATATCAGCCGAGGCGTATACGATTAG
- the purE gene encoding 5-(carboxyamino)imidazole ribonucleotide mutase, which translates to MGNIQVGILMGSDSDLPVMQRAASVLREFGIEYFMTVASAHRTPDRVIELAKRAENEGWKILIAGAGMAAHLAGFIAAHTVLPVIGVPMDSSPLGGLDALLSTVQMPGGVPVATMGLGSAGAKNAGLFAVEILALQDPELKQKLKDYREEQRKLIEEKAAALSQQ; encoded by the coding sequence ATGGGAAATATTCAAGTTGGAATTTTGATGGGCAGCGATTCTGATTTGCCCGTAATGCAGAGAGCCGCTTCAGTGCTGAGAGAATTCGGGATAGAGTACTTCATGACTGTCGCTTCCGCTCACCGGACGCCGGACAGAGTGATTGAGCTGGCCAAGCGGGCTGAAAATGAAGGATGGAAAATTCTCATAGCAGGTGCAGGAATGGCGGCCCATCTGGCGGGCTTCATCGCTGCGCACACAGTGCTGCCGGTAATCGGAGTTCCCATGGATTCGTCCCCCCTTGGAGGCCTGGACGCACTCTTATCCACTGTGCAGATGCCAGGGGGAGTTCCTGTTGCTACGATGGGCCTGGGGTCTGCAGGAGCCAAAAATGCCGGACTCTTCGCTGTGGAAATTCTCGCTTTGCAGGACCCGGAATTGAAGCAAAAACTCAAAGATTACCGGGAAGAACAGCGCAAGCTCATTGAAGAAAAAGCAGCAGCACTTTCGCAGCAATGA
- a CDS encoding tetratricopeptide repeat protein, producing the protein MSCGKLLRFLPLVLVLLGCVPQQLGLSSADKKTVQFHYQLGITYLGEGKTPQAIKELTTAQSLYAGSADIEHALGLAYQQKGMTDKAIEQYEKAIGLDEKLTEARNNYGTALLAKGEYDKALEQFEKCLADLQYATPEKAAYNMGVAYFNKKDLDKATEYYEKAIKLKDDNPNALFNLGYIYEEKKNFGKALDAYKKAATLDPSFKEAFYRLGVIYDNQQEYGKSLEALKNAVQVDPDYLAAQYRLGMVFLKTGNMEGGLKKLEFVVKTDPESQFAKDALGELNKQKIVPLKKSTSR; encoded by the coding sequence ATGAGTTGCGGGAAACTCCTTAGGTTTCTTCCATTGGTTTTGGTTCTGCTGGGCTGCGTTCCCCAACAACTCGGACTTTCGTCAGCGGACAAGAAAACCGTTCAGTTCCATTATCAGTTGGGGATCACCTATCTCGGCGAGGGCAAAACACCTCAAGCCATAAAAGAGCTCACTACAGCGCAGAGCTTGTATGCTGGTAGCGCCGATATCGAGCACGCACTCGGATTGGCTTATCAGCAAAAAGGCATGACCGACAAAGCTATCGAACAGTATGAGAAAGCCATAGGACTGGACGAGAAGCTCACGGAAGCCCGAAACAACTACGGAACTGCTCTTCTGGCAAAAGGCGAGTACGATAAAGCTTTGGAGCAGTTTGAAAAATGTTTGGCCGATCTCCAGTACGCAACTCCGGAAAAGGCAGCGTATAATATGGGGGTAGCGTATTTCAACAAGAAGGACCTGGATAAGGCAACAGAATATTACGAGAAAGCCATCAAACTGAAGGACGACAATCCGAACGCACTGTTCAATCTGGGATACATTTACGAGGAAAAGAAGAATTTCGGAAAGGCCCTGGATGCATATAAGAAAGCAGCCACCCTGGATCCGTCTTTTAAAGAAGCTTTCTATCGATTGGGAGTCATCTACGACAACCAGCAGGAATACGGTAAGTCACTGGAAGCACTTAAAAATGCGGTTCAAGTCGATCCGGATTATCTCGCTGCTCAATATCGCCTTGGAATGGTCTTTCTCAAAACCGGCAACATGGAAGGCGGGCTCAAGAAACTGGAGTTCGTTGTGAAAACCGATCCGGAAAGCCAATTCGCGAAGGACGCTTTGGGAGAACTCAACAAACAAAAAATAGTTCCTTTGAAGAAATCCACCAGCCGATAA
- a CDS encoding 1-acyl-sn-glycerol-3-phosphate acyltransferase: MNESVNGKTVPEHLRNGHFTHVAGILDQEPPWILRKLIPILSKQVRIDDEVIGRLRELQAAGPVVYAMKYRNIYDLHFLRMRFAELGLPVPSFVFDTSAAATGSFRKFFKVWGATLSGVIQQHRFPRPSEDVLKEILENRGSAAVTFLVDEKTTRDRYVYPDSDPIRILLDVQGRLSASIAIVPLIILYDRSRRNVVPSFWETLLGDPDNPGFVRRIATAFRTWTVPELLIGEPVHLVAEFEEFGSSPEWDELPVRVRQKLVDSINSRIRVNRGPEKLSRTEMKERVLQDARVQRSVREIASKEGETEEKTKKLAESYVDEIAANQQLQIHHFLYYVLRALFAKVFDGVDSQASDFAKLKKANAESSLIYVSCHKSHFDYLLVGYFSFINQMAIPHMAAGKNLSFWPIGPILRRGGAFFIRRTFRGLGLYTYVFTAYLKVLVREKININFYIEGARSRTGKLTPPRMGMLAFLLQTIEEGAVPDLIFVPTYIGYDRVPEEKSYLKELAGKEKEKESFWQFLQARTVLKKRFGKVYVRFRDPVSFVEFCSLAGHQVQPGSSFLKENRKLLQDFAYYLMYGIVRAGVVSHIDLTAAGLICRGAEQVTREELVEAVQCFWDVCNHEGFELSQTAKDPEFAVRNALDSFVARGFLETGEGASNENTIFKVSQSRVPNLDFYRNGIVNCVWDSSLLAMILLGRGPEALENLSVISEEFELLKDLLSKELIVNPLQKTSNSLAEKIRFFREQNWIYSQGESLILRKAPLECLAGVLRDLVEIYYVALVASEDAREVSQKELMKKMAFLMEEARNTENPRLKPALAAVPVNNALTRYSELGILEYRTSRKYLTGVADHQQLTSVKNLLSSLL; this comes from the coding sequence ATGAACGAATCCGTTAACGGAAAAACCGTTCCGGAACATTTGAGAAACGGTCATTTCACGCATGTTGCAGGGATACTGGACCAAGAACCGCCCTGGATACTACGTAAACTCATCCCGATACTCTCAAAGCAAGTCCGAATTGACGACGAAGTTATTGGCAGGCTCCGTGAGCTCCAGGCTGCCGGGCCTGTCGTCTATGCCATGAAGTATCGCAACATCTACGATTTGCATTTTCTCCGTATGCGATTTGCGGAACTTGGCCTTCCGGTTCCTTCTTTTGTTTTCGATACTTCCGCAGCAGCCACAGGATCGTTCCGGAAATTTTTCAAGGTGTGGGGCGCGACTTTGAGCGGAGTCATCCAGCAGCACCGATTTCCGAGACCATCGGAGGACGTGCTGAAGGAAATACTCGAAAACCGCGGCAGTGCAGCAGTGACATTCCTTGTCGATGAAAAAACGACAAGAGATCGATACGTATATCCTGACAGCGATCCGATAAGAATCCTTCTGGACGTACAGGGCCGGCTTTCCGCTTCCATAGCCATTGTTCCGTTGATCATCCTCTATGATCGCAGCCGTCGCAACGTGGTACCTTCATTCTGGGAAACCCTTCTGGGCGATCCGGATAATCCCGGCTTTGTGCGGAGGATTGCCACGGCATTCAGAACGTGGACCGTCCCGGAACTCTTGATAGGCGAACCGGTTCATCTGGTCGCGGAATTCGAGGAATTCGGTTCCAGTCCGGAATGGGACGAGTTACCCGTTCGAGTGCGGCAGAAGCTTGTCGATTCCATTAACTCACGAATTCGAGTGAACAGGGGGCCTGAAAAGTTATCCCGTACGGAAATGAAAGAACGGGTTCTGCAAGATGCGCGGGTACAGCGGTCGGTCAGGGAAATTGCATCGAAGGAGGGAGAAACCGAGGAGAAGACGAAGAAACTCGCCGAATCCTATGTAGACGAGATTGCCGCGAATCAGCAACTTCAGATTCACCATTTCCTTTATTATGTACTTAGGGCGCTCTTTGCCAAAGTCTTTGACGGCGTAGATAGCCAAGCATCTGATTTTGCGAAGCTGAAAAAAGCGAACGCAGAATCGTCTTTGATCTATGTTTCGTGCCATAAGAGCCATTTTGATTACCTGCTTGTCGGGTATTTCTCATTTATCAACCAAATGGCCATTCCTCACATGGCCGCAGGCAAGAATCTTTCATTTTGGCCCATCGGACCGATACTGCGTCGAGGCGGAGCATTCTTCATTCGACGGACGTTCAGAGGACTGGGGCTGTATACGTATGTTTTTACAGCATATCTCAAAGTCCTTGTTCGGGAAAAAATCAATATAAACTTCTATATAGAAGGCGCCAGGAGCAGAACGGGTAAATTGACGCCCCCTAGAATGGGCATGCTGGCCTTTCTCCTCCAGACCATAGAAGAAGGGGCGGTCCCGGATCTCATTTTTGTGCCGACATACATAGGATACGATCGCGTACCGGAAGAAAAGTCTTATCTCAAAGAATTAGCGGGAAAAGAAAAAGAAAAAGAGAGCTTTTGGCAGTTTCTTCAGGCTCGGACCGTACTCAAGAAGCGATTCGGAAAAGTGTATGTAAGGTTTCGAGATCCGGTTTCCTTTGTGGAATTCTGTTCTCTCGCAGGACATCAAGTGCAACCAGGAAGCTCTTTTCTGAAAGAAAATCGGAAACTGCTCCAGGATTTCGCATACTACCTGATGTATGGAATTGTACGGGCCGGTGTGGTGAGCCATATCGATCTCACCGCAGCAGGGTTGATCTGCAGAGGAGCGGAGCAAGTCACTCGTGAAGAATTGGTTGAAGCGGTACAATGTTTTTGGGACGTATGTAACCATGAAGGTTTCGAGCTTTCTCAGACTGCCAAAGATCCTGAATTCGCAGTAAGAAATGCTCTTGATTCTTTCGTGGCACGAGGGTTCCTGGAAACAGGTGAAGGAGCATCCAATGAGAATACAATATTCAAGGTGAGTCAATCCAGAGTTCCCAATTTAGATTTTTATAGAAATGGAATAGTGAATTGCGTGTGGGACTCGTCGTTGCTAGCCATGATTCTCCTGGGCAGAGGCCCCGAAGCTCTGGAGAACCTCTCGGTGATATCCGAGGAATTTGAACTCTTGAAGGATCTCCTTTCAAAAGAGCTCATCGTTAACCCTCTCCAGAAGACGTCGAATTCGCTTGCAGAAAAGATCCGGTTCTTCAGGGAGCAGAACTGGATTTATTCACAAGGAGAATCGCTCATACTGCGTAAGGCCCCGCTGGAGTGCCTGGCCGGAGTGCTGCGCGACCTCGTTGAAATTTACTATGTTGCTCTGGTTGCTTCGGAAGATGCTCGGGAAGTAAGCCAAAAAGAACTGATGAAAAAAATGGCATTTCTCATGGAAGAAGCCCGAAACACGGAGAATCCTCGTCTCAAACCGGCTCTTGCCGCAGTTCCCGTTAATAACGCGTTGACGCGTTACTCGGAACTGGGGATTCTCGAATATCGGACTTCCAGAAAGTATCTGACCGGAGTAGCGGATCACCAGCAACTGACATCAGTGAAGAACCTGTTGAGCAGCCTTCTGTGA
- a CDS encoding putative sulfate exporter family transporter, with translation MSNGKLGWSVLWKTEDWLAVWIGFLIIGLVLAGLTVKPPKFKWATEGEFKTFVNEMTPVVDNLAKQAAAKGEQDLQTQAAALKAAMEKGDRKAVGDAAKKLESTAKNVKDKDLKKKGADLGKQISGNAGNLIGKVFSSDNILWSIYIAIGILILSVIALSLLGVNVGLFVIGFPIVFIIAWISLLLAGNYTINVYGLEYVLWCLFLGLFISNVIGVPDWLKPAVQTEFYIKTGLVVLGAGILFGEIIQAGALGILQAVLVVGVVWYMCYWIARKLQVDEEFSAILASAVSICGVSAAIATSGAIKGDPKKLSYTTSIVLICAVPMMVLQPIISKYFGIPDAVAGAWLGGTLDTSGSVVAAGSLISETAMKVGVIVKMSQNVLIGVAAFILAVVWTFKKAEEVPGGEKPGAIEIWNRFPKFVLGFMIASLIFSFLLPEATVKATKGVLSGLRTYWFALAFVSIGLETRFAELATLGGGRPAIAFLIAQGINILWTLLLAYLIFGGILFAAPAF, from the coding sequence ATGTCAAACGGCAAACTAGGTTGGTCAGTACTTTGGAAAACAGAAGATTGGCTGGCTGTATGGATAGGATTTCTCATCATCGGTCTGGTGCTCGCAGGACTCACGGTAAAACCGCCGAAGTTCAAATGGGCCACCGAGGGTGAGTTTAAAACGTTTGTCAATGAGATGACTCCTGTAGTGGACAACTTGGCCAAACAGGCTGCTGCCAAAGGCGAACAGGACCTTCAAACCCAAGCTGCAGCTCTGAAAGCGGCCATGGAAAAGGGCGACAGAAAAGCAGTTGGAGACGCGGCGAAAAAACTGGAGTCTACGGCCAAGAACGTCAAAGATAAAGATTTGAAGAAAAAGGGAGCCGATCTGGGCAAGCAGATTTCCGGAAACGCCGGAAACTTGATCGGCAAAGTATTTTCCTCAGACAACATTCTCTGGTCCATATACATAGCAATCGGTATTCTCATTCTGAGCGTCATTGCCCTATCTCTCCTGGGAGTAAATGTAGGGCTCTTTGTGATAGGTTTTCCCATAGTGTTCATTATTGCGTGGATTTCATTACTTCTTGCGGGTAATTACACGATCAATGTATATGGCCTGGAATATGTCCTGTGGTGTCTGTTTCTTGGACTTTTCATAAGTAACGTAATTGGTGTACCTGATTGGCTGAAACCTGCTGTTCAGACCGAGTTTTATATCAAAACAGGTCTCGTGGTTCTCGGTGCAGGTATTCTCTTTGGAGAGATTATCCAGGCGGGAGCGCTCGGCATTCTCCAGGCAGTGTTGGTGGTCGGTGTCGTCTGGTACATGTGCTACTGGATTGCCCGTAAACTTCAAGTAGATGAAGAATTTTCGGCAATTCTGGCAAGTGCCGTTTCCATCTGCGGTGTATCGGCTGCCATTGCAACTTCGGGCGCAATAAAGGGCGATCCCAAGAAATTGAGCTACACAACATCCATCGTGCTCATCTGCGCGGTTCCCATGATGGTTCTGCAGCCAATCATATCGAAGTACTTCGGCATACCGGATGCGGTTGCCGGAGCATGGCTTGGCGGGACTCTCGACACGAGCGGGTCCGTTGTTGCTGCGGGCTCTCTTATCAGCGAAACGGCCATGAAGGTCGGCGTTATCGTCAAAATGTCCCAGAACGTGCTCATCGGTGTTGCCGCCTTCATCTTGGCTGTGGTCTGGACCTTCAAGAAGGCGGAGGAAGTACCTGGCGGCGAAAAACCCGGTGCGATCGAAATATGGAACAGATTTCCCAAGTTCGTTCTCGGGTTCATGATTGCATCGTTGATTTTCTCATTCTTGCTGCCTGAAGCGACAGTGAAGGCAACAAAGGGTGTGCTATCCGGCTTACGGACATACTGGTTCGCTCTGGCCTTCGTTTCTATCGGATTGGAAACCAGATTTGCAGAATTGGCGACTCTTGGCGGCGGCCGACCTGCGATAGCATTCCTTATAGCTCAGGGAATCAACATACTCTGGACCTTACTTCTGGCTTATCTCATTTTTGGCGGAATTCTGTTCGCCGCACCCGCCTTCTAG